The following are encoded in a window of Sulfitobacter sp. S190 genomic DNA:
- a CDS encoding histidine phosphatase family protein, which produces MSQYPPVYILRHGETSWNAQGRLQGRYDSPLTVRGRAQARLQNDILSGLELSDYEAYSSPQGRAFHTASLALNGVVDTIHTDTALSEIGVGDWAGELRDPLIKRYAVRDGFDLYERAPGGEGFAALEARCRRFLQGLEHPAVLVTHGLTSRMLRIVLQNKNVDALRVVGGGQGVVFHVENGKQKRLTKSA; this is translated from the coding sequence ATGAGCCAATATCCACCCGTCTATATCCTGCGTCACGGCGAAACGTCATGGAATGCGCAGGGGCGTTTGCAAGGACGATACGATTCTCCGCTGACCGTGCGGGGCAGGGCGCAGGCGCGGCTGCAGAATGATATTTTGTCCGGTCTCGAGCTTAGTGACTACGAGGCTTACAGCAGCCCGCAGGGGCGTGCCTTCCATACGGCGTCTTTGGCGTTGAACGGTGTCGTCGATACCATTCACACCGACACCGCCCTGAGCGAGATCGGCGTGGGCGATTGGGCCGGAGAATTGCGGGACCCTCTCATCAAAAGATACGCGGTGCGCGATGGTTTTGACCTGTATGAAAGAGCACCGGGCGGTGAGGGGTTTGCAGCACTCGAAGCGCGCTGCCGCCGATTTCTGCAAGGGCTGGAACATCCCGCGGTTCTGGTGACCCATGGATTGACCAGCAGGATGTTACGCATTGTTTTGCAAAACAAAAACGTCGATGCACTGCGCGTCGTCGGGGGTGGTCAGGGTGTGGTGTTTCATGTCGAAAACGGAAAACAGAAAAGACTTACAAAAAGCGCTTGA
- a CDS encoding isochorismatase family protein produces MKNLFTPENAAMLLIDHQVGTMKLARSIDRAELIANTRALCRTAAETGMPLVLTSSQETHFQGMLIDDLNEIAPEAYAARVKRPGVVDAWMYDDFKDAVLATGRKKLIMAGLTNDVCTVYPAISAVEDGFEVQVVVDAGGSPTQVADEMACARMSANGVVLTSTNQIMAELATDWSAPAGAAIQGIMYEEILKPLVEED; encoded by the coding sequence ATGAAAAACCTATTTACCCCCGAAAACGCGGCGATGCTTTTGATCGATCACCAGGTCGGCACGATGAAACTTGCCCGCAGCATCGACCGCGCAGAGCTTATCGCGAACACACGTGCCCTGTGCCGTACGGCCGCAGAAACAGGGATGCCTCTTGTTCTGACGAGCAGTCAGGAGACGCATTTTCAGGGGATGTTGATCGACGATCTCAACGAAATCGCCCCAGAGGCCTATGCCGCGCGTGTCAAACGCCCCGGCGTTGTGGATGCCTGGATGTATGACGACTTCAAGGATGCCGTCTTGGCGACGGGACGCAAAAAGCTGATCATGGCGGGGCTGACCAATGATGTTTGCACCGTTTATCCTGCCATCAGCGCGGTGGAAGACGGATTTGAAGTGCAGGTCGTCGTCGACGCGGGCGGCTCCCCCACGCAGGTCGCGGATGAGATGGCCTGCGCCCGGATGTCGGCGAACGGCGTTGTCCTCACCTCGACCAACCAGATCATGGCCGAGTTGGCGACCGATTGGTCAGCCCCCGCAGGAGCCGCCATCCAAGGCATCATGTACGAAGAAATTCTGAAGCCCCTGGTCGAAGAAGACTGA
- a CDS encoding HU family DNA-binding protein: MTTSTKPKTSRKAPTRKPASKKATTKVSPPETPTPVRADSAAAPAAAPVEAAVVNKLSLVVMGQELRKKELINLVVERSGIKKKDAKPVVEAMLSVLGEALSENREMVLQPLGRLKIQRAKELSDGRAMVLKLRQKDAKPPMDAPAIKVAE; the protein is encoded by the coding sequence ATGACAACAAGCACAAAACCCAAGACGAGCCGCAAGGCGCCGACGCGCAAACCCGCGTCAAAGAAAGCAACCACCAAAGTGTCCCCTCCGGAAACGCCAACGCCCGTGCGTGCCGACAGCGCAGCTGCGCCCGCAGCAGCGCCAGTGGAAGCGGCCGTGGTAAACAAGCTGTCGCTTGTGGTGATGGGGCAGGAGTTGCGCAAGAAAGAACTGATCAACCTTGTGGTGGAGCGTTCGGGCATCAAGAAGAAGGACGCCAAACCGGTCGTCGAGGCGATGCTGTCCGTGCTTGGCGAGGCACTGAGCGAGAACCGCGAGATGGTCCTGCAACCCCTTGGCAGATTGAAAATCCAGCGGGCAAAAGAGCTTAGCGACGGCCGCGCTATGGTCCTTAAGCTGCGCCAGAAAGATGCCAAGCCGCCTATGGATGCGCCTGCGATCAAGGTCGCAGAATAA